From Streptomyces kaniharaensis, the proteins below share one genomic window:
- a CDS encoding helix-turn-helix domain-containing protein gives MPALPESLTTGQRIQRLREARGMSRAVLAGLLGRSEGWLKAVEKGRLLPPRLPMLVKIAEHLRVADLSELTGSLSLPTELFAGPEHPALAVVRRAVDSASLAPAPGRAPDLDHVAAALASGWAARDSRGDHRTALAELLPGLVADVAAAAVHPDVADRRRALVLYASVLNLVQMYAAYQGDGNLVWRVAERSLATARAAGDPAATGQAAWFLVQALRESGQWDSAQTVTEETLLMLDPLRSSSPDLAAAWAAMGWHAAITHARAGESGSAWGWFDRAETVARTLPATWWSSPTSASPTAIAVHGVTVAVELRQVGTALAWADRLDPRQIPARPRRARHLVEVARAHQLRGEHQRTAELLGDAVAAAPETPRWNSETHALVRQLLDGPASVRPAARQLAGSVGIAA, from the coding sequence ATGCCAGCACTGCCAGAGTCCCTGACGACCGGTCAGCGAATCCAGCGCCTGCGAGAGGCCCGGGGCATGTCCCGCGCGGTCCTGGCCGGCCTTCTCGGCCGCTCCGAAGGCTGGCTCAAGGCGGTGGAGAAAGGCCGGCTGCTTCCGCCCCGGCTGCCCATGCTGGTCAAGATCGCCGAACACCTGCGGGTGGCCGACCTGTCCGAGCTGACCGGCTCGCTCTCCCTGCCGACCGAGCTGTTCGCCGGCCCCGAGCACCCGGCCCTCGCGGTGGTCCGCCGCGCGGTCGATTCGGCCTCGCTGGCTCCGGCACCCGGCCGGGCTCCCGACCTCGACCACGTCGCGGCCGCGCTCGCCTCCGGCTGGGCCGCCCGGGACTCCCGGGGCGACCACCGCACCGCGCTGGCCGAGCTCCTGCCCGGCCTGGTCGCCGACGTCGCCGCGGCCGCCGTCCACCCGGACGTCGCCGACCGCCGGCGGGCCCTGGTGCTGTACGCCTCGGTGCTGAACTTGGTGCAGATGTACGCCGCGTACCAGGGGGACGGCAATTTGGTGTGGCGGGTGGCCGAGCGGTCGCTGGCCACCGCGCGGGCCGCCGGCGACCCGGCCGCGACCGGACAGGCGGCCTGGTTCTTGGTGCAGGCGCTTCGGGAGTCGGGGCAGTGGGACTCCGCGCAGACGGTCACGGAGGAGACGCTGCTGATGCTCGACCCGCTGCGTTCCTCCTCGCCTGACCTGGCGGCGGCCTGGGCGGCCATGGGCTGGCATGCGGCCATCACCCACGCCCGCGCCGGGGAGTCCGGCTCGGCCTGGGGCTGGTTCGACCGCGCGGAGACGGTGGCCCGCACTCTGCCGGCCACCTGGTGGTCGTCGCCCACCTCGGCGTCGCCGACCGCGATTGCCGTGCACGGGGTGACCGTCGCGGTGGAGCTTCGGCAGGTGGGCACCGCGCTGGCCTGGGCGGACCGGCTCGACCCCCGGCAGATCCCCGCCCGCCCGCGCCGGGCCCGGCACCTGGTGGAAGTCGCCCGCGCCCATCAGCTCCGCGGCGAGCACCAGCGCACGGCCGAGCTCCTGGGCGACGCGGTGGCGGCCGCGCCCGAGACGCCCCGGTGGAACAGCGAGACGCACGCCCTGGTCCGCCAGCTCCTCGACGGCCCGGCGTCCGTACGGCCCGCCGCCCGACAGTTGGCCGGGTCGGTCGGCATCGCGGCCTAG